Genomic DNA from Oryza sativa Japonica Group chromosome 5, ASM3414082v1:
CATTTATATTGtgtgttttctttaaaaaaaaaagccacgACATAGTTACCATGATTCTCACTTTTGTGGAGAAAgttttatatacatgttgaaGTATTTCGaagcaaataaataattttatttattaagatACAGTCCCTTCAATACAGCTATGGAGTTTAACCATGGGGCTTCCGCgcaatgtttatttttttttagaaaaaagccTTCCTTGAAATGACCAATGTACGTATTTGATATTTGATACTGAACATTGTAACTTTAATGTTTTTTCAATCATCTGACGTTTGTTTAGCGCATGCATTTGTCGAAGATTATGGGATATATATGTTGCCAATTTCAGGGATGCGCATGCATTTGTCGAAGATTATGGGATATATATGTTGCCAATTTCAGGGGCATCCAAAATGGAGCATTTTTATTGTTTCTCGGAAAAGTACCGAGGATGTGGTTAGTTAACAtcaaaattgaaacgatgtgacgaaaaagttgaaagtttatgtgtgtaggaaaattttgatgtgatgaaaaaattgaaagtttaaagaagaagtttggaactaaactcggcccgaAATAGAAATACACAAAGAGTCGCAAAATCGTTTCCGATGCGTATACCTTCTCCAACGACTACACAGTAACGAGCCGAATAACTATGGGCTGCTGCGGCTGGGCCAATCCGACTAGTTTTCCTTCGGTGCTTTCAGTCCTTGAGAGATGTGGGACCTACAAATCTTTGTGTCCGGCCGACGCGCAAGATGCCGAGGCGCTCTTCTTGTGGGGCGAAGAGGAGAGCGTCCTGCCAAGTCCAGGCAGCCTCGGAAGAAAATTTGGTAGGACTGAAGTCTTATGTTTATCAGAAAGATTTTGTTTCAAAACGTGACACGTGTTCCCTACCGATCTCAAAGCAATCTCTCAGTTCTCCCCTTTCGGTACAGCTGCACAGATAATTCCTCCGTTTGCACAGATGAAACGGCGCATGAGTGATTCCTCCGATCCGTCCAGCTCAGTCTGGCGGCAAGCTCTCGCTCATAGAGAACAGGAGATCGGCGGGAGGCGATTCCTTACTCCCATTCGGCATCTTGACGAGCTCGCACACATGGAGGGCAACGCGTCGATTCAACCTTCTTGTTCAGCGAAGCAGCAAGGTCACACTGGTGGGGGCGAAGCGGTGGCCTGCGAGAGGTCAGCAAGCTCCTCACCCTACGGTCAGACTCAACTGCCCATCAATTTGTGCTCGATGTACTCAACTATTCAAGCAGTCAAGCTTGCTACAAATTCTTCATCTAGACCGCTGGAGTTCGCCACTGCTCCCCAACCCAATGTCCTGCTGTGAGCTGCTCGGCAGACCAAGGAAGGGCAAGCTCCCACGTGCTCCTCTTTGCAAGCTCGTTAGGAGCATGGGGGCAGCGGTGAGCCGCTGGGCAAACAAGGAATGGGAGAACGTTCGTGAGGCGTGAGGTTGAAGATGAGGATGGAGTTGCTTTAAGATTGGTGCCCACACATGTCGCGCTTGGAAACGAAGTCTTTCTTGTTAGCGTAGGACCTCCGTCTCACCAAATTTTCTTCCGGCAGCCTCTCGCCCGGCAAAGCTACCGTACAACCGTCACGATCCAGCGGCACCAAGCTCCCAGATCCAGATCAGTACGGCAGAAAATGATCCGCGGCGCTGGTGGTCATCGCAGATCcctccaagttttttttttttgggggggtgtGAAACGAGTGCCTTCATCCAGCCTAATAATTGGTACAAAGTTTATCCTCCACTCTAATTCTACGagtctcatcttttcgcttatacttatacttattagttaaactttaaactttaattttaaagttaattttaggtcttttcattgtagtttattttccCGCCTTTGCTTTTCAGATCGCTAAGAAcgcatatataaaagttttatttataaattattttacgtttgcaaatatgccgtgaATAATCCAATCGACGGGGCCATATATTAGTTTACCCTCCGGTATATTTCCGAATCCAACACGATGATTTCTCGTCTTTTATTTTAGGAGAGACTGGACGAACCTCGGGGAAGGGCCCGCGGGGCTGATCGCGGAGCGCCTCCTCGCGAGCGACGTCGCGGACTACGTCACCTTCCGCGCGGTCTGCCGCCCGTGGCGCCTCTGCTGCGCGGACCCGCGCGCGCACGGCGTCCTGGACCGCCGGTTCCACCCGCGCCGGTGGATCACGCTGAGGGGCACCCGCGCAcctccccgtgccgccgctgcctctgcagtctgcacgccgccaccgcccgcgcggGAGAATATGATCGTAGCAACCGCGAGCTACCATATGGCGCACCGCTGCTGTTGATCAGATCTTGCACACGAGCGGAAACTCTGCTTCGAACGTTTAGAGTGCGCAGCGTGCGTGGCCCAGGTTGGTTTGGTGGATGTCACCGCTTGGGAGTATTGGGCCAAATGACTCAGGTTTAATGGGCTAACGGGCTTTTTTGGCCCGCTCGAGAAGGCAGACCAGATTGCCAGCGCTTGCAACTGCCGAACGGAACCTCAGTTGGCAGTTGCATCTGCATACGATACAAATACAATACATCAACAACACAAGGAGCTACTACGTACTGGAATCAGAAAAAACTACTGTTTTTACACTGCTCGATCAAAATTTGTTTGCGTTGGTGACTTGGAGTACTACTACTtgactactccctctatcccataatataagggattttaggtcTAATAGCTCAACCTTGGAATCTATATATGCGGCATTGTCACTACTGTCCATCAATCATATTATaaattgatatgatttttttctagtcaaacatttttaattttaatcaagTATACATGAAAAAACACAGtagtatttttaacataaaataactatactattaaaatatgttcaatttaaaatttaatgaaactaatttactagttttttttataaatttggttaaattataaaaagtttGATTAGGAGAAAAATAAAGCGGacttataatatataaaacGGGGAGAGTAGTATTTACTTGCTCCACTTCAGACTTTGGGCTCGTCGATTATACCAGTTAAGCAGCTTATTACATTCCCGATCGAAACAGATCCGATGCCTTGAACGCTACGTATACTGCAGTTATTCTGATGTCCAAGATATGCACTCTTGTTCATCGATCCCATGCATCCTCGATTTGCCTAACCAGGTGATTTTACTAAGGATGCATGGTACTTAGATAGATCTACTGGAGTGTACACTACTAAACTCCGATCACTAGGCGAATTAAAACGGCCGATGTACGTGATTGTCTTAAAAAAACACGATGTGTCCACAGTAGTGCGATACAGTGGTACATAGTGTCATGTATTTTAACTTCTAACACACCTGGAATCAAGTAATTAAACAGAGATAATGCTATTAACGAAGTACTGATCGCTTGCAGCGCACTCCAGCCCACACGCGAGTTCATCATTTCCTGGCCCTCGATTCCCCAACGAACCCTCGTATTTTCCACACAACTTGAATATACAGTCTCTCTGATCCCCTTCTAATCAGAATCCAAAACAGCAATCACGAGCCATCTTAAATTTCttactatttatttattatcaCTGTATGCGTCTATGCACTTCTACGTACGCACACGCACGCTATAAATTGCACCATCATCTCTCGCTTCTTGTCTTCGCAACGTATCCTAGTTAACCCAAGTGTTTAATTCTGTCTGTATACTATACCATATCTTACCAGACTAGATCttgcttagctagctagcgaaTTAGTGTCGTCTTCTAGCTAGTTATTACGTATTCTTGTGTGGATTACGTTGACTAATTAATGGCGAATTCGATCGCGATGGCACTGTTGTTCGTCAAGTCGTTCGTTGTActctcgctcgccgccgtgctgctcgctctcgacggcggcggcggcgcctccgccatgggcctgcccccgccgccgccgacggtgaACTTCAGCATCGGCGTGCAGGGCATGGTGTGGTGCAAGACCTGCAGGTACCCCGGCTACCTCGCCGCCATGGACGCGTCCCCGCTCGCAGGTAAGCTCGCAGATCAGACCGACCATACATTTCACCATTGAGAAATTTTACAGTTTTCGAGAGTTATCTCCTCCGTCCCAAGAATAATCCAATCCTAGCTACGAAACTAGACACGTATAACCTGGAAATAtgcatgtctagattcatagctaagATTTGCTTTTTTCTGGGAGAGAGTAGTACCTCCCAAGacgtaataatttttttaatgcatTTCCGTACCTTCTAATACTAGAGACACCAAATTtacactaaaaaaaatatgatacctCCCAATATCTTTTTAAGAACGGTAAAATCAATATTCTTGATTACACGGTGTCGTTGTCGACGTAACATAGAAACTGTTAGGGGTTTTTCGGCTAGCTTCACAAGATTGTGGGTTAGCTTATTTGGGTTCAAAGCCTTACCCACttctatttatttaatatttggtACTTTCCTAATATTTATGTTTTGTTTTAACGTAccatctcgccggcggccgtgcGTGTgcgtgtatatatgtgtgtgcaggAGCGGTGGCGTACCTGCGTTGCCGGCACGGGCACCGGCGGGTGGCGTCGATCAGGGgggtggccgggagcggcggctacTTCCGGATCGAGACGTCGCAGCTGACGTCGTTCACGAGCCAGGAGTGCAGGGTGTACGTGCCCCGGTCGCCgtcgcgcgcgtgcgccgtcccCGGCCACGGCAGGAGGGGCCTGCCGCTCAAGTTCGAGGAGTTCGTCAAGCGCGACAATGGCCTCCAGGGCCTCTACTCCGTCGGCAACTTCGTCTTCTCCCCCAAATACCCCAACAAGTGCTACTGATCCATTGATCCATGTTGGTGTGTtcgatcgtcgtcgtcgccaagaTCAGAGACCGGGCCTGAATAAATCGATCGGCTAGGCTAATTAATTCATTGACTCGATCTTGCATGGGGAGATGAATTAGTTGCTGTGGTACGTAGTTAGTGCTGGTTTTGCATTGGTTTACGATGCTTATATGGTAGAGGAGTATGGCTGTAATAATCAAGATGTTATGCAATTGAGACAGCTTGTATGTTTATTTCGCTATCGTTTAATTTTCTCTGTAACCTTGTTCTTCCTATCACGTAAAATTACCTCAGTGAATCCGTTAATTTCTTGATCTTAACTCAGTCTCCCATGCTGACAACTTTGCTGGATTGGACATGAATAGGTTGTAGTAAGTAGAACCGATTGCGATTCAAATAAAGAAAGAATTGGTTTGTCTTTGCTGCTATCAGGCCCAGCCCAATAAAGAATAGTAAAGCAGAAAAGCCCACGAAAGGCAAGATAAAGAGCCCAATCTGTTGTCAATCTTTGATCCACAAACCCATCAAGATCACGTATAGTCGACTGGTCACCGACGATCTGTACCCAACGCGGTTTGGCTTGGGCAAAGCCGGCAAGACCGCACACAACCACACTAATCACACATGCTTGTAGCTAAGACAAGATCATATGGGAGCCATAGACTGAAAGGAAGTATGGTTGCTAAGACGTCATTTCAGAAAGGCGCAAATCCATTGTAAAAAGGGGATCAAAAGGAGATGTATCATGGTTATGCTCCTCCCACCTTCAACCCTTTTTTCCGCTTTCGCATTAATCATCCAAACGTGCTCCCAGTCACTCTCACTTGCCAAACACTCCTCTTCTCACACATCCcctccattttttattttcaaaaaaatcctTTTGAGAATCTCTCCAGGTATTTCAATCTGCCAAATGGCAATTTGGCATCAATCATTATCACATATTTCTTCGGCAGTTAATTCAGTACTAACTCTGTTTCTTTAGTAGataatgtttttgttttttaaaatagtatttgatcattcatcttattagaAAAATAGTGTAAATGTGCTAAAGAATAAGACACATTTAATGTTTCTTTAATAATAAAACGTGTCACAATAAAAGAAgtgatatttatataattttttaataatacgaTCAAACTTCACATTAAATATTAATGTCATTTATAAAAAACAGAGAGGGTATTAGGttgctatatattttaaaaagaaggGAGAAATAAAAAGTGTAATATTTTCGTCCATCAGCAGCAAGCTCTGACGTGCACCTACCCTACTACTGAAGATCGCGTTGCCCATCACTCATCAAGTCATCATCACTAGTAGTGATGGCGTTTAACCGAAGCGGCTTGGGCCGCTTTTTAACCTCCCCGACTTGTCACCACGGGGCGGCACACTACACTCCACGCGAGCGCCAGGCGACTCGTCAgccgcgaggaagacgacgacgaggc
This window encodes:
- the LOC4339415 gene encoding non-classical arabinogalactan protein 31; protein product: MANSIAMALLFVKSFVVLSLAAVLLALDGGGGASAMGLPPPPPTVNFSIGVQGMVWCKTCRYPGYLAAMDASPLAGAVAYLRCRHGHRRVASIRGVAGSGGYFRIETSQLTSFTSQECRVYVPRSPSRACAVPGHGRRGLPLKFEEFVKRDNGLQGLYSVGNFVFSPKYPNKCY